Below is a genomic region from Raphanus sativus cultivar WK10039 chromosome 4, ASM80110v3, whole genome shotgun sequence.
AGTCACAGTAGGAAACCGGAATCCAACTAGAGTCGCCGTCGAGAACGGAGATGCCGTACGACGCGGAAGCAGAGAGCCGACCGCTCATCCTCATCGACAAGGTGCAGCGCCGGAGACTAAACCGATTGTCCACCATGAGAAGATGCGATGCCGGAAGCTAAGAAGCGAAAaaccgaacaaaaaaaaaagagaaaagcaGAGGGGTCGACGgagccggaccgacggtggctttGGGAGTCACGCCGTCGGCCGGAGCACAAGTTCTGCGGTGGTTAAATTCTAGAGAGAAGGAAGAGGAAATTCTCTAGAGAGAGATGATAAAGTAAATTAGCAGCTCCAACTTTTAACACTCCGTGTATTACTACACTAATGTCCATCATTTATTTAgcgaaaagaaaaacaatttttgatatttgaatATTGATGGATTTTTATACTATCAAGgtaattgtattatattttaggTTAACTAGATGTTTCGTGTCAAAGCTGTTGACTCCTCAATCTCTTGACCTTCGTTAAACCAAACGATAAAATCATGTTCAGTGATCACTATTAAAGCATtgtcatacaaaaaaaaaacagacatcGAAGAAAATATTGTTCCACATACAAAATGTACTTCAAACATAGCATTACGGAGTGAGCATGCAATAGATAAACGGAATATCTCTCGCAGGCAAgatgcaaactttttttttttacatcaacaCAACAAAAACGACTTATATATCCCATCACACCAATCAGTAGCGGATTCACCTGAGAACCGAATAATAAAAAGGTTAGATAGTTGAGACTTTCACACTAAACTTCAAGGAGGATACATATAACCAATAAAATGAACTATATGGGCATtatttataccaaaaatatataccTGAGACGTTTTATTCTCTTTCTTCGTCGCCATCATAGTCCAATTGAAACACTAGGAATGTGTTGGACTTTGTAGTAACTTTCCCCACCTGATTCCAATTTCTCATTCCACTCCTTGTTCATACCTAAACTGTACAGTTTCtttaaagaaattatatacTTGAGCCCTTCCGGTATCTCCTTCAACTTGGCACAACACACTATATCCAAAGTACGAAGACAAGGCATCGACCCTTGTTCGATTTCCCACTCTTCCAACTCGTTTGGACCCCATAAAACTAGCTTACGTAATTGAGGGAATCCACCTTTTGAACACACCATTTTCGTCCCCACGAAAGCACTTTCGTGTAACTCAACCGACTGTAAGTGAAGCAACTTTTCAAGAATCGGTAGTGGGTCCTCCTCCATTCTGCATCCATGTAGAGATATGCGTGAAAGGTTTGGAGGGAATCGAGAGTGCTCAGGAAGCCTTGACATAAGCATCCTCATGTCTAAATCCCTTAGATGAATGAAATTCCAAATGAAATCCACATCATAAGCCCCATCGGAGACCAGACAAAGCGTCTCCAGGTTTCTTAATTCACGGAGAGATGACGCTAGAGTTTCACAAGTATACCTGCCATCGAGAATTACGTGGAGATTCCTGAGCCTAGTCATACCGCGGAGGTCTGTGATGTTACAATTTTCCGACCGGAACCACTCCAAAAACTCCAGGTTCACTAGATTACCCAATTCCAACTTTGTTTTATCATCCATAGAAAAGGGTAGCGACAGGTATCTCAACTCTACCATCTCTTTAAAGATATTTGGCACGTGAATACTCAACTCCATGAAGGATAAATCCAAATAGAGTAGAAGCTTTAGATTCCGTAGAGATGAAGGTACATGAGATACCGAAGTCACCTCTAAGCCCAAAAATCTCAAATGAATGAGCTTCCCAATGCTGGAAGGTATTCTCCCTCCTTTAAAGCCAGCTCCATCATATGATTGTAAACCCAGATCTAACACCCGAAGTAAATGTAAACTTTGAAATCCTTGATCTGACTTCTTCCACCAGTTGTTGTCGAGTCCAAAACCCAAAACAGATCTAGCCTTTTTATTGCTTTTACGTCCCAGCATATTAAATACATTACCACCATGAACTACGAGTCTGCGAGATCTACCGGTATTAACATTGACATTGGAAGTGGAAGTAGTAGAGGCTTTGATGACTTGAAGAAAGTTCTCTTTTTTGGCTTCATATAAGCATACTTCTCTCATCATGTCATGCATTTGACAAGACTCCCATCTCCAACTCAAACTATCTTTTTCAGCAATAACCATATTTCTCCTTATTAACTCTTCCAAGTATTCTTCTCCACTCTCTTGAACGGTTGGTCCATCGCAACTTGACGTTATTATTCCTTCTGCTGCCCATAAATAACACAATTTATTCACTTGTATTTTGTAATCTTCAGGGAAATAAGCTAGGCAAAGGAAGCAATGCTTTAACTCCATTGACAAATCTTCATAGCTCAAAGACAATACTCGATAAACTGAATCTTGTTTGTTATCATCTAAACCAATGATCCGCGTTTGAATATTGTTATATACTCTTTCCCACTCgtcaactgttttttttttagctaaCAAGCCTCCCAGCACTTTAACAGCTAACGGTAGTCCTCCACAATATGTAACTATTTTCTTACCCATATCTTCTAGTTCTTTATCAACACTAaactctgcaaaaaaaaaaatagcatatATTATAAGATAGGCATGAAGAATATATGTCTATCCCATAAGATTAATTAGTGAATTACTCCACAAGATTTTTGATTATAATAAGAGGTAAGAGATATCACATTCAGTGTCCTAGTTAACAGATTCTTAATTGTAAACGTACCAGTTTTGTCTATTCTAGATAATGCTATCCCTGCACATAGCTTCCAACTTTCCTCGTGAGTAAGGATTTTTGGTGTAAAGGCAAAACATGCTGGGTCTGCATGTAAACCAACACCTTCATTGCGAGAAGTAAGAATCATTTTCCAACCtgcaaattatattttcttttatgtcgAATTAAAAAGCATTTATGAAACTGCTAAGGGAAGCACTTTAAGTAATGTATGTACAATTAAAAAGCTCACCTCTTTCTTGGGGGAAAACATCTTTTATTCTATTCCAGTCTTCATTTTTCCATACATCATCGATGACAATTAAATATCTACATGTTCCCAGCAATACAAAGAGCTCTGCCTGGAGTTTATTCTCATCCATCTCTTTGATGTTCTCATCATGTGGTCTAATTTCTTGCAAGATGTTTTGCCAAATATCCTTCCGCTGAAACTCTTTTGAAACACATACCCATGCAAATCCATCAAAATGACGTCGAACAATGTCATGATGAAAAACTTGTCTCGCAAGAGTGGTTTTACCAATACCACCCATCCCTGATATGGAAACCACTTGAATGTTATCATTCTTCACCAAATGACTAACCAATTCTTCAACACTCTCATCTACCCCCACAAGACCCTTTTCAGAACCCTTAGGAAATGTTTGTCTGATCTCCCTCTGCACCTTTTGTCTCTCTTTTAGAGACAGTGAACGGCCATCATTCATGATTTCTTTTATTCCAAAGCTCTGCATTTCCGCAATAACCTCAGACATTCTCTTACTTATGCCTTCAATTTCTATAGAAATATCTCGTCGGTTCGCTAAGAAACAAGAAAGTCTTTTCACTCGCCTCTTGATCCCTTTTTCGTTACCACTAGATTCTTTCAAAAGAAAGGATTCGATTATATCTTCAGCGTCATAAACAATGTCTTTGATATCTTCCAAGAAGTTTCTCACTGTTACTTCATTCCCATATTTCTTGGCATCTGCATCTTTCAACAGTGACTGGAACTTTCTCATCTGACGTTCTAGATCAACAACATGCTCATGCACTCCTTGCAATCGCTCTGATTCTCGACTAAGGAGCTCCCAGAGTTTCTCCAGTCCAAATGACACAACTCCCTCAGCCATTATTACTCTCCTGTTCTACCATCAACACACAAGCCAACAAAATAGTACAAACTTAAATACTATATCTGTCCGAAGAACTTTTTTCTTAACttcaatttaataaaacaaactaataaTAAGATTTGAGTAAATCCCTCAAATTCGTGAAACAAGACTTTCTAATaatccaaatatatttttttaatttgattcgACCACAACAAAGGGCAAAAGACGGATCAAAGCAAGTTaagcagaaaaaaaatatgatatagaaAAACATGATTTACCTTTTAAATAACAGATCTGCAGCTCGCTTCTATCTGATTCACCTTTTAGCGACCTTCTTTGGAAGAAGAGATATGAGTTGCAATGAAAGAGCAAGTCAACTTTGGCAGTCGCTTCTATCTTTAATAATGCATTTGCTTTTTAGACAACTTGATACTTTTTGGGTGAATTGGCGAAATAGCTTTTTGCGGAGTTGAAATTAACAATCTAActatgattttgacataattgaTTGAGTGATTCTTTTGCCTCCTTTGCGCCGGTTATACCTTCTAACGTAATAGTTTACCggttataaatcttaaactaaATGGTGTGGCTTGTTTTTGTTTGCATATTAACCATCACATAATTCACGGAGCACGTGATTTATATTCAACACATATGATATAAGTGTATGCATCGAGAAGAGTGGATAACAGTTGTAAGATTATCACACGCGATGTTAACATAACGTTGAAACGAAGATACTTACTGTGTAGGAATTCCATACTATGCACAATAGATAAAATAGTAAcatttcaaatatttcaaatatagtACGGAATGGAACGGTAAAGGCAACTCAAAATACAAGCATTTCTATTCTATGTGGTAACTCAAATATGTGAGAAACAAAATCTAATTGTCCAAGTACAAGACAACTGATTTGCTATTCTACACCTCTCTCAAATGTTCATCTAGGTATGCCTTCATGGAAGTAGGTTATGATTTCGACAATTTTGAAATCCATTCTTCTAGAaactaaaacttataaataatcactaaacccaaaACAGAAAATGTGAACCCTAATCGCATGGCAACTCAAATATGCGAGAAATAAAACCCGACTATCGAAGTACAAGACCCCTGATTTTCTATTCTACATGCTGCATATGATATAGAAATGTTGAAATGACAATCGCAATATGATAACACTCTAACACCTTTCTCAAATGTTTATATGGGTAAGCTTTCATGGAACTAGGCTATGATTtctgaaattttgaaattcattCTTCCAGAAACTAAAACTTATACATTaatcactaaactctaaatGGAAACTATGAACCCAAAtcgaaatataaaatttgggAAATAGGTAAGACAAGTATGAATTTGGAATGTACAAATGTGAAAAGAAAAAGTCTAGCATAGCACACAATTGCAAATAAGATGAATTTTCATTCCATGTAGATCAGATGGAATGGAAACAGGGCCTAACGAACATCACAGAGAAGGTATGGGACCCCATCTTCAAGACCCACCCAAACTGCGTTCCATTCAATATCGCCAGATCCTCATCCTCTAATGCCTTCTTGATAACCTCAATCCAATAGAGGTTGAAATAGTTGTTAACCCGCTTCTTTCCATTTGGTTCAAAGCCCGAATCAAACAATCTACATGGAAAGCTTAACTCGTCTTTGACAAACATGAACTATGATGGTAAGAACGGCACACGGTTAATACATAATGAACCAAATATAATGTCATAGGAACAgactttttttgtcaaccagcCCAATTGATACGAAAGAATGGTgacacatattttatatatcattcTATGCCATTTCCAATATTATATTCCATCTCCAATACAATACGCTTTTTAGATTCCATAATAGGCAAGAAAACATATGTTATGTTCCATTCCAAATATAATTAAGATATATTCTGTACAATTTCAAATAGAATAGAGCTAGAAGATCTCAGACTGGTTGCGAACAATATATTCTATTCCATTCCAAATAAAATTGAGATATGTTCTGTACCATTTCAAATAGAATAGAGTTAGAAGATCTCAGACTGGTTTTCGAACGATGCATCCCTATGTATTGTAGATTTTTATTCCATACGACAAACTAGACTACTAAACTTTGTTATGTCTATCTCCGATTAAAAACCTCAAATTTATCAAGGACTAAGAACACTCGGGGAAACTACAACCCTAAATAAACATTGCTAAGTTTCTGATGTATAGCAGATCCGACATGTAACGGTAATGAG
It encodes:
- the LOC108855275 gene encoding LOW QUALITY PROTEIN: probable disease resistance RPP8-like protein 2 (The sequence of the model RefSeq protein was modified relative to this genomic sequence to represent the inferred CDS: deleted 1 base in 1 codon), giving the protein MAEGVVSFGLEKLWELLSRESERLQGVHEHVVDLERQMRKFQSLLKDADAKKYGNEVTVRNFLEDIKDIVYDAEDIIESFLLKESSGNEKGIKRRVKRLSCFLANRRDISIEIEGISKRMSEVIAEMQSFGIKEIMNDGRSLSLKERQKVQREIRQTFPKGSEKGLVGVDESVEELVSHLVKNDNIQVVSISGMGGIGKTTLARQVFHHDIVRRHFDGFAWVCVSKEFQRKDIWQNILQEIRPHDENIKEMDENKLQAELFVLLGTCRYLIVIDDVWKNEDWNRIKDVFPQERGWKMILTSRNEGVGLHADPACFAFTPKILTHEESWKLCAGIALSRIDKTEFSVDKELEDMGKKIVTYCGGLPLAVKVLGGLLAKKKTVDEWERVYNNIQTRIIGLDDNKQDSVYRVLSLSYEDLSMELKHCFLCLAYFPEDYKIQVNKLCYLWAAEGIITSSCDGPTVQESGEEYLEELIRRNMVIAEKDSLSWRWESCQMHDMMREVCLYEAKKENFLQVIKASTTSTSNVNVNTGRSRRLVVHGGNVFNMLGRKSNKKARSVLGFGLDNNWWKKSDQGFQSLHLLRVLDLGLQSYDGAGFKGGRIPSSIGKLIHLRFLGLEVTSVSHVPSSLRNLKLLLYLDLSFMELSIHVPNIFKEMVELRYLSLPFSMDDKTKLELGNLVNLEFLEWFRSENCNITDLRGMTRLRNLHVILDGRYTCETLASSLRELRNLETLCLVSDGAYDVDFIWNFIHLRDLDMRMLMSRLPEHSRFPPNLSRISLHGCRMEEDPLPILEKLLHLQSVELHESAFVGTKMVCSKGGFPQLRKLVLWGPNELEEWEIEQGSMPCLRTLDIVCCAKLKEIPEGLKYIISLKKLYSLGMNKEWNEKLESGGESYYKVQHIPSVQLDYDGDEERE